The sequence TATGAAAATTTTACGCTTTATTCTCAAGTGAGATTGATTGAGGTCGGTTTAGGGATTCTATAACTATTCTCTGTCTGCTAGAATACCACTACATTTGTTGCCCTTTTAGATGCGCTGTGTTGTGATAGCTTATCGGATAGGTTTTAGTCGAAAATACGTCTAAAGTAGCCATTCATTTGACCGGATCATTCTGTGGAACAACAGGTTCGCTGAATAAGATTGCCAGACATAGCGATGACTTAAGCGAAGGCAAACGAGGAACTCAACAAGTGGATGAAAAACAACTTTTGCAGGCCTTTCAGACAGGAGACGAGGAGGCCTACACGCAACTTTACCAATTGCACGTTCGAGCCATGTATCGCTATGGAATGAGTCTGGTAGCCGCTTCTGAAGCATTTGTTCTGGACTGCGTTCATGATGTCTTTACTGAAATCTGGGTCAAGCGAACACGGCTTTCAACCCCTGACAACGTTCGCTATTATCTGTTAAAGGCACTTAAAACCCGAATTCTACACTTACTCGTCCGAAAAGAACGACCTTATCAATCGTTGGCGGAAGCTGATTTCGAAGACCTTTGGACATATCCTAATGTAATTGAATGACTGGAAGAATTTGCTCAGTCAATACACAGCTATTTGCCTTATTCCCATTCCAGCAGGAAGGCAGAAACCGCCAGATGCAACAAAGGCTCTTAAGCACTGTACTTACGGGATATGGTAGGTATATTTCTGGGTGCGAAACCAGTAAAAATAAGGTACAAGGAATCGGATATGAACCATGCGGATCATAACTCGGGGATTTTTCCTGTAATATATCCGTATTATCCGCGTAGCGACCTCAATAAAATTTCGTCGGCCTATGCAGAAATCAGACTTGCAAAATGCAAATGCCGAGCTGGTAACAAAGCTGCCTCGGTACTGCTCAACACAGTACGAACTCGAAATTATCCGGCAGGTTCGCCGAGTTTATATAAACTCGGTGCAAGTCAGTTAACGGATCAGGAGATGCTGAATGAATGGGGGCATGAATTTCTGGTAGAAGGCCGCAGACGCACTGACCTGATTCACTGGGGTGTGTTCAATAAAGGCACCTGGTGGGATAAACATCCCGATGCAGATGATCATACGGCTTTTTTTTCAATTGGTCAGATCGTGTTGAATGTCTCTACATAGCTCAAACAAAACCCTGGTTACTGATTAGGCAACTAGCGTCGTAATTTTAGTTTGAACCTAGCGCTCTTCCAATTTCTAGTTTATACATACTAGTACTCATCCAATTTAATCCTTACATCAATCTACCTTATTAGCTGGATTGACTTGCTCATACCACCGATTGAGTTTATCCTCAGCCGTAGCTGGGGTAAAACTCCAATGCACCTTAACGGCACGTTGATTGCGCTCACTGACCCAAAAGCTGACCTGCCGCTCCAATTCCTCCAGACTGCCAATGCGCCGATTCAAGCACTGGCGGGCCAATGCCGAAAATTCGATCTCCGCTGCGTTCAGCCAAGAGCCATGCTTAGGGGTATAATGAAACACCAATTTGCGACTCAATAATCGGGCTTGGGCTAGCGGTAAATGCTCATAAAAGGAACCATATTTATGGGTATTCAAATTGTCCTGCACCAAATCAATGTATTCAACATCAGCATAGTAAGTTGTCACTATCTGATGCATGAACTCTGCATAATCGGCCTTTGTGCGCTGCTTGCGCACTTGAGTGTAGCGTTGACCTGTGTCCGTATCATAAGCTAATAATACCACACACGTTCCTTTTCTGACATACTCATTATCCTCTTTAGCGGATTTTCCCGGCTGAATGGGTCGGGCTGCTATCACCTCATCCAATAATTGACACGGTCGTTCATCAAAGCATAACCGCGCTCGGCCTGGTGGAGTTAGCTGGTTATAAACGGCCAAAACGTTCTCCATTTTGGCCAAGTATTCACCATCTACTTGCCCGATGCACCGCCCGGCGGCCCGGCATTGCTTTTTGAGCCATGGCTTGAGCTTACTTTTTTTAGGGCTAAACGTACCGACTCGTCATCAATGTGGATCTCGAGTTTGACTAAGCGTTCATTAATCAGACTTGCTGTCCAGCGAGTACGCCCATCAGGAGCCTCACTACAGGCGATTTGAGTGATATGAGCCTCCACTTGGGGGGTCACTTTGCGGGGTTGGCCGGGTCGGGCTTTCTCACCAATGGCTCTTTGCAAACCCTCTTGCTGAAAGCGTTTACGCAAGTTGAAGACCGTGGCCAGACTGATACCCAACGATTGGCTAATCTGTAGTGGGTGTTGCCCCTGATGGGAAAACTGCAAGGCTCTGGCTCGGGTCAACTTACGGGCAGCGTCTTTCCCTTTACGAACGAGTTGGTCAAGCGTTGTGAGATCGGCTTCCGACAGCACAAACGGTTTAGCGATTTGGCCCATGTCGGAAAGGTAGCTATTTTTATCTAACCATTAAATTGGAAGAGTACTAGTCATGAATGGGGTTAATGACAAACCTATAAGGTTTCAAAAACCTTATCGATTTAAATTGGCCGAGTACTAGTATGAATTAGGTTTCTGAAACGACGATTGAATAAGCCCGGATCTGCATAGGTTCGGGCTTATTTCGTTGTATCAATTTCGTAGACGATGCGAAGGATCAAGATAATTTTTTAGCTCCAGGGGTGGGAGCACGGCCCTGAAAGCATGCCGTTACACGAAACAAGAATCCGGTTGTATTACCCACATGGAAGCGCAGATTGATCAGATTTCGCAGACAGAACAGCAACAGCCTGAGAAGTAAAAAACGAATTCAGAAGTGGATGGTACTGTCCATAATGGTACAGGTTTTGTCCGTTTCTGGACGAGTTAACGGTAGGGTTTTTAGTTCAAATGGGCCTCAAATGGTCCTGATAACCATATTCAGTTAGTTGGCATTAGATTTGTTTTGCTTTATTATAACAAACCAAATAACATCTAATTCCATGAAAAGAACCTTTCTGGGAGAGTTTGAAGAGGTTGTTTTACTTGTTCTGGCCGCTTGTCGGGGAGAAGCCTACGGGGTCATTATCTGGGAGCAACTTCAACAGCAGACAGGTCGGAGCATCACCATCAGTGCGGTTCATGCAACCCTGTACCGACTCGAAGAAAAAGGCTATCTATCCTCGCAGCTGGGTGGTGCCACCGCCGAGCGGGGAGGAAGGCGAAAGCGGTTCTTTGCTTTAACGGCCCTGGGCAGTAAAGCCCTGCTGGAGATTCAGGCCATGCGTCAACAACTCTGGCAGGCTATTCCCGATGGCAAACTTCAACTCATTAGTGGCTAAACCAGATCCGACATCAACCGATGGCAATGAATAGAGAACAGACTGACCCGCCCCGCTGGGCCGATCGACTCCTGGAATGGTTCGTTTCGTCTTATCTGCTGGAAGATGTGCAGGGGGACTTGCAGGAAATTTTTTACAAGCGTGTCGCTCAGGTAGGACTCAGGCAAGCCCGACGAGAGTATGGCTGGGCCGTCCTGCATTACCTAAATCCCTTCTTTTCTAAACCGCACTACCGCACCGGCAACCCGGCCCCGTATCCTCAACTCGCATCACTCCATCCTGCTATGATCCGCAACTACCTCAAAATCGCCTTTCGTAACCTGTCCAAGAACCGGGTTTATTCGTTCATTAACATTTTCGGACTGGCCACTGGTATGACCGTGTCTATGCTCATTGGCCTCTGGATCTATGACGAACTCTCGTACAACAAGCAGTTTAAAAACTACGACCGACTGGCCAAACTCTGGCAGTTTGTAAAGTTCGACGTTGAGAAATCGTCCTACGACGTGATGCCGATTCCACTGGCACAGGAGCTACGGAGCAAATACCCGGATTTCGAATCGGTTGGTTTGTCAGTAACACGCTATGTTGTTCTGGCTGCTGGCGAGAAAAAACTAATGAAAACAGGCAATTATGTCGAGCCTGATTTTATCAATATGCTGTCGCTGAACATCCTGTCCGGTACACGGTTTGGGAGCAATGATGTCAACTCGATTCTCCTGTCTGAATCACTTGCCAATGCCA comes from Spirosoma aureum and encodes:
- a CDS encoding PadR family transcriptional regulator, yielding MKRTFLGEFEEVVLLVLAACRGEAYGVIIWEQLQQQTGRSITISAVHATLYRLEEKGYLSSQLGGATAERGGRRKRFFALTALGSKALLEIQAMRQQLWQAIPDGKLQLISG
- a CDS encoding RNA polymerase sigma factor, yielding MTGSFCGTTGSLNKIARHSDDLSEGKRGTQQVDEKQLLQAFQTGDEEAYTQLYQLHVRAMYRYGMSLVAASEAFVLDCVHDVFTEIWVKRTRLSTPDNVRYYLLKALKTRILHLLVRKERPYQSLAEADFEDLWTYPNVIE
- a CDS encoding RagB/SusD family nutrient uptake outer membrane protein gives rise to the protein MVGIFLGAKPVKIRYKESDMNHADHNSGIFPVIYPYYPRSDLNKISSAYAEIRLAKCKCRAGNKAASVLLNTVRTRNYPAGSPSLYKLGASQLTDQEMLNEWGHEFLVEGRRRTDLIHWGVFNKGTWWDKHPDADDHTAFFSIGQIVLNVST
- a CDS encoding helix-turn-helix domain-containing protein — encoded protein: MGQIAKPFVLSEADLTTLDQLVRKGKDAARKLTRARALQFSHQGQHPLQISQSLGISLATVFNLRKRFQQEGLQRAIGEKARPGQPRKVTPQVEAHITQIACSEAPDGRTRWTASLINERLVKLEIHIDDESVRLALKKVSSSHGSKSNAGPPGGASGK
- a CDS encoding IS630 family transposase; this encodes MENVLAVYNQLTPPGRARLCFDERPCQLLDEVIAARPIQPGKSAKEDNEYVRKGTCVVLLAYDTDTGQRYTQVRKQRTKADYAEFMHQIVTTYYADVEYIDLVQDNLNTHKYGSFYEHLPLAQARLLSRKLVFHYTPKHGSWLNAAEIEFSALARQCLNRRIGSLEELERQVSFWVSERNQRAVKVHWSFTPATAEDKLNRWYEQVNPANKVD